A part of Chanos chanos chromosome 9, fChaCha1.1, whole genome shotgun sequence genomic DNA contains:
- the LOC115821582 gene encoding zinc-binding protein A33-like has translation MTSKHFQSKEDLSCPVCCDIFTDPVLLPCSHSVCEVCVQKFWEAKQFQECPVCRRRSSKEKPPRNLALKNLCETFLQERNQRSSSGSEELCSLHSERLRLFCLEDKQTACFVCRDSERHTNHKFRPIEEAAPSYREEVKAALGPLQEKLKLFKKVKLTCDKTAEHIKTQSQHTEKQIKKEFEKLHQFLLDEETARITALREEEEQKSQMMKEKIEEMSREISILSDTIRAIEEELGTKDVSFLMNFKTTIKRAQCTLQDPEMLSGALINVAKHLGNLKFRVWEKMEEIVQYTPVILDPDTAAPWLILSEDLTSVRFSDDKQQIPDNPERFDDYTFVLGSEGFDSGKHCWDVDVGESTTWYIGVTAESNQRKGEDALQAAWRVGYEDGEYWSEVPSGGTPLRVTEKLQKIRVELDWDKGKLSYFHLLNKRHIITLTHTFKERMFPSFYHFCSLSPLKILPLKSCVTVKQHS, from the exons ATGACGTCGAAACATTTTCAGTCGAAGGAAGATCTCTCTTGCCCcgtgtgctgtgacatctttACGGATCCTGTTCTCCTACCGTGTAGTCATAGtgtctgtgaagtgtgtgtgcagaaattCTGGGAAGCCAAACAATTTCAGGAGTGTCCTGTCTGTAGGAGAAGATCCTCAAAAGAGAAGCCTCCTAGAAACCTGgctctaaagaacctgtgtgagactttcCTACAGGAGAGAAATCAGAGAtcttcatcagggtctgaggaACTCTGTAGTCTGCACAGTGAAAGACTCagactcttctgtctggaggacaaacaaactgcatgttttgtgtgcCGGGATtcagaaagacacacaaatcacaaattcCGTCCAATAGAGGAAGCTGCCCCAAGTTACAGG GAAGAAGTGAAAGCTGCACTGGGACCTTTACAAGAGAAACTGAAACTCTTTAAAAAAGTTAAACTGAcctgtgataaaacagcagaacacattaag ACCCAGTCgcagcacacagagaaacagattaagaaggagtttgagaaactcCATCAGTTTCTACTAGATGAAGAGACAgccaggataactgcactgagggaggaagaggagcagaagagtcagatgatgaaggagaagattgaggagatgagtagagagatcTCAATtctttcagacacaatcagagccatTGAAGAGGAGTTGGGCACTAAGGACGTATCATTCTTGATG AATTTCAAGACCACAATAAAAAG agcccagtgcacactgcaggatccagaaatgctttcaggagcactgatcaatgtggcaaagcacctgggcaacctgaagttcagagtgtgggagaagatggaggagattgttcaataca ctcctgtgattctggaccccgACACTGCAGCACCATggctcatcctgtctgaggatctgaccagtgtgagattcagtgatgacaaacagcagattcctgataatccagagagatttgatgatTATACATTTGtgctgggctctgagggctttgATTCAGGGAAACACTGTTGGGATGTCGATGTTGGGGAGAGTACGACGTGGTATATTGGCGTGACTgcagagtcaaaccagaggaagggagaggacGCGCTGCAGGCGGCCTGGCGTGTAGGTTATGAGGATGGAGAATATTGGTCAGAGGTCCCATCCGGTGGTACTCCCTTGAGAGTGACTGAGAAACTCCAAAAGATCAGGGTGGAGCTGGACTGGGACAAAGGAAAACTGTCGTATTTCCATCTACTAAATAAACGACATATaattacactgacacacacttttaaagagagaatgtttccatcCTTTTATCACTTCTGTTCACTTTCTCCTCTAAAGATCTTACCACTGAAGagttgtgtaacagtgaaacagcacagTTAG
- the LOC115821581 gene encoding zinc-binding protein A33-like → MEEELMTMLKPLQEKLQDFEETKLTWTKIAEYIKSHAAKTEWRIKEEFRKLQQFLAECTLETLQHPATVSGAPVNVAKHLGNLKFRVWEKMQDLVEFSPVVLDATTASPCLILSEDLTSVRYTDEKQQIPDNPERFDEYACVLGSEGFDSGKHCWDVDVGNSTYWDLGVTTGSNQRTGDSFFNTGVWRVRLYDGKYRSKASGGSRTPLTLNNKLQKIRVELDWDRGRLSFSDPLNNTHIHTFTHSFTERMFPYLYNRCKLSPLRILPVKCDISVKQHS, encoded by the exons ATGGAG GAGGAGCTCATGACTATGTTGAAGCCATTACAGGAGAAACTGCAAGATTTTGAAGAAACCAAATTGACCTGGACTAAAATAGCAGAGtacattaag AGCCACGCCGCCAAAACAGAGTGGCGGATTAAGGAGGAATTCAGAAAGCTTCAACAGTTTCT AGCTGAATGCACACTTGAAACACTACAGCATCCAGCGACTGTGTCAGGAGCACCagtcaatgtggcaaagcacctgggcaacctgaagttcagagtctgggagaagatgcaggaccTTGTTGAGTTCA GCCCTGTGGTTCTGGATGCCACCACTGCATCACCatgtctcatcctgtctgaggatctgaccagtgtgagatacactgatgagaaacagcagattcctgataatccagagagatttgatgaatATGCATGTGTTCTGGGCTCTGAAGGCTTTGACTCAGGGaaacactgctgggatgttgatgttgggaACAGTACATACTGGGACTTGGGTGTGACCACAGGGTCAAACCAGAGGACGGGAGACTCATTCTTTAACACTGGTGTCTGGCGTGTTCGGTTATACGATGGTAAATACAGGTCAAAGGCCTCAGGAGGGTCAAGGACTCCACTGACACtgaataataaactccagaAGATCAGAGTGGAattggactgggacagaggaagactctcattctctgaccctctaaataacacacacatacataccttcacacactcttttactgagagaatgtttccatacTTATACAATCgatgtaaactctctcctctgaggatcttaccagtgaAGTGTGATATATCAGTGAAACAGCACAGTTAG